The following are from one region of the Vulpes vulpes isolate BD-2025 chromosome 14, VulVul3, whole genome shotgun sequence genome:
- the MAFB gene encoding transcription factor MafB, producing the protein MAAELSMGPELPTSPLAMEYVNDFDLLKFDVKKEPLGRAERPGRPCTRLQPAGSVSSTPLSTPCSSVPSSPSFSPTEQKTHLEDLYWMASNYQQMNPEALNLTPEDAVEALIGSHPVPQPLQSFDGFRGAHHHHHHHHPHPHPHHAYPGAGVPHDELGPHAHPHHHHHHQASPPPSSAASPAQQLPTSHPGPGPHAAAAATAAGGGGGGSVEDRFSDDQLVSMSVRELNRHLRGFTKDEVIRLKQKRRTLKNRGYAQSCRYKRVQQKHHLENEKTQLIQQVEQLKQEVSRLARERDAYKVKCEKLANSGFREAGSTSDSPSSPEFFLSVKGFKLH; encoded by the exons ATGGCCGCGGAGCTGAGCATGGGGCCCGAGCTGCCCACCAGCCCGCTGGCCATGGAGTACGTCAACGACTTCGACCTGCTCAAGTTCGACGTGAAGAAGGAGCCGCTGGGGCGCGCGGAGCGGCCGGGCCGGCCCTGCACGCGCCTGCAGCCCGCCGGCTCGGTGTCGTCCACCCCGCTCAGCACGCCGTGCAGCTCGGTGCCCTCGTCGCCCAGCTTCAGCCCCACCGAGCAGAAGACTCACCTGGAGGACCTGTACTGGATGGCGAGCAACTACCAGCAGATGAACCCCGAGGCGCTCAACCTGACGCCCGAGGACGCGGTGGAGGCGCTCATCGGGTCGCACCCGGTGCCGCAGCCGCTGCAGAGCTTCGACGGCTTCCGCGGCgcgcaccaccaccaccaccaccaccacccgcacccgcacccgcaccacGCCTACCCGGGCGCCGGCGTGCCCCACGACGAGCTGGGCCCGCACGCGCAcccgcaccaccaccaccaccaccaagcgTCGCCGCCGCCGTCCAGCGCCGCCAGCCCCGCGCAGCAGCTGCCCACCAGCCACCCGGGGCCCGGGCCGCACGCGGCCGCCGCGGCgacggcggcgggcggcggcggcggcggcagcgtggAGGACCGCTTCTCCGACGACCAGCTCGTGTCCATGTCCGTGCGCGAGCTGAACCGCCACCTGCGGGGCTTCACCAAGGACGAGGTGATCCGCCTGAAGCAGAAGCGGCGGACGCTGAAGAACCGGGGTTACGCCCAGTCGTGCAGGTATAAACGCGTCCAGCAGAAGCACCACCTGGAGAACGAGAAGACGCAGCTCATTCAGCAGGTGGAGCAGCTTAAGCAGGAGGTGTCCCGGCTGGCCCGCGAAAGAGACGCCTACAAGGTCAAGTGCGAGAAACTCGCCAACTCCGGCTTCAGGGAGGCGGGCTCCACCAGCGACAGCCCCTCCTCTCCCGAGTTCTTTCT gtCAGTAAAAGGATTTAAGTTGCACtga